The Vreelandella piezotolerans genomic interval AAGAAAACGGCGAAAAGAAAAGTTGGCTCGCACCATGATGCAAATGGCTAAGTCCGCTGATCAAGGGGAGGAGTGGAAGGAGCGGTGGGTCGTCACTGCCATGGAATACTTTCATGACAAGAAAGTATCTAAAAAAGCACTCCGTCAACAGACCATAGAACATTCAGGAGACGGGGTACGGGTTAGCATGAAGGGTGTGAGCTACTGGCTGCCTATTGCATAAGGGCTCAGATGCCTTATTGATACGTTAACAAGCACCAAAGCACACATAAGTGTAAACCCTGTTGTTTGTCGTTAGATGCGTTATGGGTGTACCGCCCCGGCCTATTGGCCGGGGCGGTTCAGGTGAGATATCAAAGCATTTGCTTCAGTTCCCCATAGTCCCCCCCAACACGCAAGACGATGGTCACGTCGTTGTCATTGCGGTTACGGAAGAACCAGCCGTGATTGCCAGTGAAAGCAGCTTCAAGCTCACCTTCATCTTCGGGCACACCACGGCCTTTCTCGTAGCTAATGGAGTTCCCATTGCCATCACCGTGCGTGTCAAAGTTGACGGGGCCACCTTCGGATACCCAAGCAAACGTCGCCACCGCCCCTTCTTGCATGGTGAGTTTGTACTCCGTGCCTTCTCCTGGCGTCAGGGTAAAGCTCACCTCATCGCTCCACGGGGACGCTTCTTCCGCTTGCGCCGTCTGTTAAGCAGCTTCCTCCGTCGCTAATGCCTCCGCCAGTGCCATGCTGGCATCGGTCATCACCCTGTCAGAATCTTCGAGTGAAGGTGCTACGGGATCACTCGCTGAGGCTGAATTGGCTGTTTGGAGAGCTATCTCTGCCTCGGACGTCGCAGTCTGAGCAACAGCATCGTTTACCGGCGCAGGCTGGCGATCACTGACGATCTCTTGAGATGCCGAGGGTTGAGACGCCTGTTGGGCCATGGCTTGATCGTTGGCCTGGTCAAGCTCGGCTTCCTCAGCCAACTGGGTCTTGATTTCCCCCATCTCAGTCAGCCCCAACAAGCGCCCAGCACCGGTGGGGTCAATGGCATACTCGGCAGGCAGCACGACGGTGATCAGCAAAGCGACAGCAATAACGGCGGCCATCAGCGTAGAGCGAAGTAACTTACCCGTTGACGGTAGTTCGGCACGGGTTGGAAGATCAGTGTTATACATTAGGGACTCCCTCAATTAGGCAATGAAATAGCCGGTCAGTTGATAACCCACCAGCATAAAACCAGCACACATCATGGCGACGTTGGCGGTATACGCGTGGCGTAAGAAGCCCGTCGTGCGTCGCCAGAAGCCCATCACAATGAGAATGGCGCTCAATGCCAGTAGCTGGCCGATCTCTACGCCTACGTTGAATGCCAGGAGGTTAGGGACGAGACCATCAGGCGAGATATCGTATTCAATGATCTTGCTCGACAGGCCAAAGCCGTGAAACAGACCGAACACCAAGGTGGCGACCTTGGTGTTGGGCTGAAAGCCGAACCAGCGCTGATACGCCCCGATGTTATCGAGCGCCTTGTAGACAACGGAGAGTCCGATGATGGCGTCAATTAGGTAGCTATTGATGCCGATATTGAAGTACACCCCTAACAGCATCGTCGTCGAGTGACCGATGGCAAAGAGGCTGACGTAAATAGCGATATGCTGCATTCGGTAGAGGAAAAAGATGACCCCTAGCAAAAACAGTATGTGGTCATACCCCGTTACCATGTGCTTGGCACCGAGATACATAAATGAGATCAAATGAACACCATAGATCTCTTGGATATAGCCCTTGTCACCTTCAGCCACCGCGTGAGCAAGTACCTCACCACTGGCGCCCAGTAGCATTAACAGCAGGGTTAGAAAGGCTAAGGCGTGGCGTCGGGCCATCATAGGCAAGCCGAGCGCACCCCTTACTTGGGATGGAAACATGCAACCTCCACGGGTCTGTCATTAGTCTTGGCCATCGGATGGATGGCCCCAGTCATCAAGCGACGACTGGCCGTGGAGGCCGCTCCAAGCGGTAGACACGACGCAGGGGAAAAGCGTGTCGTTCGCCTAGCCGCAGGGCATGACGGACGTTGGGTGCCAGGGCAATGCTCGCCCCCAACCGATCCGCTTGTTCGTGGAAGTGACTGCCGCTCTCATGAGGGAGCTGGCGACCGTCTTCATGCATGTGGCCATGGGTATGCCCATGGCCGCTTAGATCACTCTTGTGGTCAAACGACGCAACGCTCGCCGCCCCATGGGCTTGCGCCTCGCCGAGGCTGGAGATGACCAGGCTCGGCAAGAACAATAGTAAGAACATAAGGTAGCCAAGACGGTGGCGCAGCCGATGGAGCATGACAAAACAACCAGAGTGAAAGTGATAACCAAGCAACACATGCTGTTTCAGCGCGAGCGTTGGCAGCATGATACCAATAGATTACCATCCCCCCTAGGGGGATAGAAACAATGAAAAGGAAAAGAACATGACACCGCATACCCACCAGTCGCATCCCGATATCATCAAGCGGCTCAATCGCGCTCGCGGCCATCTACAAAGCGTGACGCACATGATGGAAGAGGGTCGTCACTGCCTTGACATTGCGCAGCAGCTCCACGCGGTCGAGAAAGCTGTCCAGCAGGCTAAGCGCGTATTGATCCATGACCATATTGAGCACTGTCTGGATGACGCCCTTAGGCCGCTCTCACCGGAACAGCAACACCATGTCGACGATTTCAAAGCGATTGCGCGTTATCTGTGAGGAGCTAACGCCAGGCCAGCGCTCTGGTCTTCCTCACAGGGCAATATCTCAACCGTGATGTGAACGAGAGAGGAACAGTGGGCCTGGATATGGCGTTTGTAAGCCGTGGGCGACTCGGGTTCATGGGCCACGATGGAGACGATAGCGGCATAAATATTGGGGCCGATCGACCACACATGAAGATCAGTAACACGGGCATCATCGTTCTCAACAGCTTGCTTGATGGCGTTTTCCATCGATTGATGCTGATGATCCAGCAGTACTGTCCATGTCTCTTTAAGCAACTGCCATGACCAGCGGGTGACCAAGATAGCGCCCACGATTCCCATGGCAGGATCCATCCAACCCCAACCTGCATATTTACCCGCCAGCAGAGCCACAATCGCGAGCACTGACGTCAGTGCATCCGCCAATACATGCAGGTAAGCAGCACGACGATTATGGTCATGATGATGGCTGTGGTCATGATCGTGATCGTGCCCATGATGGTGATCATGACCGGCCTCGCCTAATATCCAAGCAGAAATACCGTTGACCACCAAACCGATGAAAGCGACAAAAATAGCCCCGTTAAACGAGATCTCAACGGGTTGAATAAAGCGGCCCACGCTTTCTATCACCATGTAAAGGGCGAACACGGCCAGCAGTATCGCGCCGGTAAATCCCCCCAGCGCGTTGACCTTTCCGGTGCCAAACGAGAACCGGTCATTCGTAGCATGCTTACGGGCATAGGCATACGCAAAGGCGGCAATACCCAGTGCCACCGCATGGGAGCCCATATGCAACCCATCGGCTAGCAGCGCCATTGACCCGTAGATCACCCCCGCCGTAATTTCCCAAACCATCATGGCCAGGGTCAGCCCGACCACAATGAGCGTCCGCAACTCACCGGAGCGTTTATGGTTCTGGCCAAACGTATGATCGTGCTGCCATTGGTCAAGGCGATGGTGATGCATGACTAGCGTACCTAATGGAAGAAGAACATGTTCAGCGTATGCGCTATCGAGCATTGCGACGCCACCTATCCCCCCTGGGGGGATAGGTGGGATACTAGTGGAGATCAGGTGGGTTCACAACCGGACTTGCGATAGCAAGCACAGCAAAACACAAAAGGCGATACAGGCGAGCCGGAAACGCCATCAGCGGGTGACTGCTGGCTAAAAAACCACAAGAGACGCTAAGACACCAATAAGCGCGCACCCTGCCAGCACTTTGAGCATGCCCACCTTGAAATGAAAAATCGCGACCATCGCGCCTGCCGCCAGTAATAACGCCAGTAAATCGAGGGACGCTAAGTTCGGCGCTAAAAGTCGTGCCCCCATCACGTGCCATTCGCCTACGTCAGCGAAGATAACGTGAAGTCCAAACCAAATGGCTAGGTTGAGGATAACCCCGACGACCGCAGCGGTAATGGCGGACAGCGCAGCGCTTAAGGAGCGGTTGTCACGTAGACGCTCCACATAGGGAGCCCCTAAAAATATCCAAAGAAAACAAGGAACAAACGTTACCCACGTGGTCAGCAATGCGGCCAGCGTTGCCGCCAACATGGGATCAAGGCCTGTGGCCTCACGATAAGCGCCCATAAACCCAACAAACTGCACGACTTGAATTAACGGGCCCGGTGTCGTCTCCGCCATGCCCAGGCCATCCAGCATCTCGCCCGGTGCCAACCATCCATAATTTTGCACCGCCTCTTGAGTGACGTAACCTAGCACCGCGTAGGCACCGCCAAAGGTGACCACCGCCATCTTGCTAAAGAAGAATGCGATCTGACTGAACACATTCTCGCCGCCGAATAGGGCCAAGAGCACCACCACCGGCGTTAACCACAATAGAAGTAACGTGCCTGACATGCGTAGTGACCACTGGCGATTGGGGCGAGCATGGGCAGGCAGCCCTTCACCCAGTAGGGAGTCTCGGTCGCTAAGCACTGACTCGTCGGCATCACCGTGGCCACCTCCTACCTGAAAGGCTGTCATGCCACGCTTCCCTCCCCAATACCCGAGAAGGGCCGCGCTTAGAATAATCAGCGGAAACGCCACCTCAAAAAAGAAGATGGCGACAAACGCGGCAGCGGCGATGCCAAGCATTATCTGATTTTTCAGTGCCCGCTTGCCTATACGTACGACAGCGTTAAGCACCACGGCCAGAACCGCCGCTTTTAGGCCAAAGAAGAGCCCCTCAACGGCCCCCACATTGCCCAAGGCGGCATACAGGTAGCTCAGAGCCAGAATGGCGATGAAACCAGGTAACACAAAGAGGCTGCCCGCCACCAAGCCCCCTTTGGTACGATGCATTAACCAACCGATATAGATAGCCAACTGTTGCGCTTCTGGCCCCGGTAGCATCATGCAGTAGTTAAGCGCGTGCAGGAAACGGCGCTCGCCAATCCATTTTTTTTCTTCGACAAGGATGCGATGCATCACCGCTATCTGACCGGCGGGGCCACCGAAGCTCAGTATTGCGATTCGTAACCAGACCCTAACGGCCTCACGGAACGGTACTTGATGGGGCGACTCAATGTTGGGCGGCATGGCACACTCTTTAGCGATGTAGGGGTGTTATTTTGTAGAATGTATAACAGTTAGGTTATACATACAACGAAAGAGGCGGTATGACAGATAACGTACAACACTGGTTAATCCTGATCATGCGTCTCAGTGGGCGGGCGGGCACGCCCCGTATGAGGATCTGGCGGGCGCTTCGTGGTTTAGGTGCCGTGGTACTCAGAGATGGTGTGTACTTACTGCCTACTAGCCCCTCGCGAAGGGAAGCGCTGGAGCAGCAAGTCGGCGCTATTCGGGAGCTGGGGGGTAACGCGCTGCTGATCGAGGTAGACGATTCAGCCATAGATAGCGTCGATGCGTTGCCTTCGCTCTTTGATCGAAAGCCAGATTTTCAAGCCTTACGGGCGGCGGTGGTTGAGTGGCAGCAGGCATGCCCTCAGTTGGAGGAGCGAGAAGCGCAGCGTCAATTGACCCAGTTGCAACGACGTTTACAAGGCATTGTGGAGATCGATTTTTTTCCAGGGTCAGAAAGCGAGCGCGCCATTATGGCCTTGGCAGAGGCGGAGACCGTCTTTAATCGCTATTTTGTGCCAGACGAGCCCCAGCCGATCCAAGCCGAGATCCCGCGGCTTGATCACGCTGCATTTCGTGGGAGATCGTGGGCCACGCGCTGTCGCCCTTGGGTGGACAGGCTAGCATCGGCTTGGTTGATCAAGCGCTTTATTGATCCCGAGGCTCGCTTCGTGTGGCTTGAGCATCCAAACCAGTGTCCGCAAGACGCGCTGGGGTTTGATTTTGATGGAGCCCCTTTCACCCATGTTGATGACAAGGTGACGTTTGAAGTGCTGCTCGCGAGTTTTAGCCTTGAGTCGCAGACAGGTTTGAGCAGAATTGCGGAGCTAGTCCACTACTTGGATGTGGGGGGCACCCCCGTGCCGGAGGCCGTGGGGCTAAAACTTATGCTGGCCGGGGCCAAGGAGCGTTGTGACGACGATGATGCCCTACTGCAACATACCGATATGTTGTTTGATGACCTTTACCAGGCGTATTTGGCAGGAGACCCAGGCCGGGAGTGAGCATGCGCTAATAGTGAACAAGCTGTCACACAACACAGATGAGCTGTGCTCTACCACCTGAATCCGTGAAGCCGGCGCCGACACTTTCCCTATCACCGCCAGCGAGCACTTTTTGATCATTCGCCCCGTGCAAGTTGGCTTTCGCAAGCCCGTTATTGCCAAAACCCACCGTGCTGATCGGTGCTGACGGCCCGTTTTGCCATGCCTTTCCACCCGCCAGGCACGACATATCTGGCGATCGCGTGTCGCTTGGAACTGCTTGTGGATAGAGTGTCGCCGATTGACGGTCAGCATGGCGTTCCTCGTGGATAACGCACTCGGCTCCGCAGCGTCTTGAGCACCGTCATGCGCCCGATATCCTGCCCGAAGTCGAGGATGATCTGCCGTGCCTTGTGAATCACGAGAGCCGCACGGTGCACCAGCTCTTGTAGCACGGTGCGCAGCCGGAGCCGCTTGGCCGGGTGGCGAACCGGGCTCAGCTCGCCGGTCATGCCCAGCTGTCCCATCAGGCGCAGGATGTTGTAGGCCAACTGGGCGAGATGCAGGATCAGATCGTTGGTGGCGAACTTGCCGGACGGCAAGCGCTCCAGGTCGAGATCGGTCTTGATCTCGCTGTGAAACTGCTCATGGGTGGCATGCGCCTGGTAGCGTTTGATCACCGCCTCCGGCGCCTCGTCCAGGCTGGTCCACCAGCCTTCCAACTCATAGTCCGGTTCGAGCAGCAACTGGCCATCGCGATCGGCGGTGCGCTCTACCAGGCGCATCACGCGTTGGACGACGTATTCGGTCTTGTTGTCGTCGTGGATCGAGACGGTCTGCGACCACAGCGCCTGGCGCTTGCCAGGACGCAGCTCTTCCCAGTAGTCCGCCGCCACCGCCAGCCAGGTATCTCGATCAGCCGTGGCCGAGCCACGCGGGTTCCATTTGACGACATAGTCGAGCCGGCGCCCCTCGTCGGCAAAGACCTGGCGTTGCTGTTCGAGAAGCGCCAGGTGCGCCTGGCTGTCGAAGCCGCTGTCCTCGCGTAACAGGATCGGTTGCTTGGTCAAGCATTGGGCGCGAGGCAGTACCCGCTCCAGGAAGGCGTTGCTCTCCTTCATGGTGTGCTGCTTGCCAGGCCGCAGTTCCAGACCCAGGCACCACCCTTCGTTGCCCAGATAGGCGGCGATCGGGGTGTAGCCATCGACCTTCTGGTAGGTCCGCGAGACGCCTTCCTTCTTCGAGTTGCTGTTGTCCATGACGAAGGTGTCGATGTCCAGGCAGACGTGCGTCGTCTCGGCGGTGATCGGTGCTTCGATCAGTGACAGCAGGGTCGTGGACCAGGTGGCGGTGCGCGCCTGCAGGTCGT includes:
- the chrA gene encoding chromate efflux transporter; this encodes MPPNIESPHQVPFREAVRVWLRIAILSFGGPAGQIAVMHRILVEEKKWIGERRFLHALNYCMMLPGPEAQQLAIYIGWLMHRTKGGLVAGSLFVLPGFIAILALSYLYAALGNVGAVEGLFFGLKAAVLAVVLNAVVRIGKRALKNQIMLGIAAAAFVAIFFFEVAFPLIILSAALLGYWGGKRGMTAFQVGGGHGDADESVLSDRDSLLGEGLPAHARPNRQWSLRMSGTLLLLWLTPVVVLLALFGGENVFSQIAFFFSKMAVVTFGGAYAVLGYVTQEAVQNYGWLAPGEMLDGLGMAETTPGPLIQVVQFVGFMGAYREATGLDPMLAATLAALLTTWVTFVPCFLWIFLGAPYVERLRDNRSLSAALSAITAAVVGVILNLAIWFGLHVIFADVGEWHVMGARLLAPNLASLDLLALLLAAGAMVAIFHFKVGMLKVLAGCALIGVLASLVVF
- a CDS encoding IS1380 family transposase; its protein translation is MPNIKFRASRRTLTSHAGLSIIGQCFEIAGVDSIDSRFPTTLGMRTSDVIKSYLGLLCLGMSDYDAVENFRRDKPFQQLLTLQKVPSAATLRQRLEKLAANDLQARTATWSTTLLSLIEAPITAETTHVCLDIDTFVMDNSNSKKEGVSRTYQKVDGYTPIAAYLGNEGWCLGLELRPGKQHTMKESNAFLERVLPRAQCLTKQPILLREDSGFDSQAHLALLEQQRQVFADEGRRLDYVVKWNPRGSATADRDTWLAVAADYWEELRPGKRQALWSQTVSIHDDNKTEYVVQRVMRLVERTADRDGQLLLEPDYELEGWWTSLDEAPEAVIKRYQAHATHEQFHSEIKTDLDLERLPSGKFATNDLILHLAQLAYNILRLMGQLGMTGELSPVRHPAKRLRLRTVLQELVHRAALVIHKARQIILDFGQDIGRMTVLKTLRSRVRYPRGTPC
- the dmeF gene encoding CDF family Co(II)/Ni(II) efflux transporter DmeF, yielding MHHHRLDQWQHDHTFGQNHKRSGELRTLIVVGLTLAMMVWEITAGVIYGSMALLADGLHMGSHAVALGIAAFAYAYARKHATNDRFSFGTGKVNALGGFTGAILLAVFALYMVIESVGRFIQPVEISFNGAIFVAFIGLVVNGISAWILGEAGHDHHHGHDHDHDHSHHHDHNRRAAYLHVLADALTSVLAIVALLAGKYAGWGWMDPAMGIVGAILVTRWSWQLLKETWTVLLDHQHQSMENAIKQAVENDDARVTDLHVWSIGPNIYAAIVSIVAHEPESPTAYKRHIQAHCSSLVHITVEILPCEEDQSAGLALAPHR
- a CDS encoding chromate resistance protein ChrB domain-containing protein, producing MTDNVQHWLILIMRLSGRAGTPRMRIWRALRGLGAVVLRDGVYLLPTSPSRREALEQQVGAIRELGGNALLIEVDDSAIDSVDALPSLFDRKPDFQALRAAVVEWQQACPQLEEREAQRQLTQLQRRLQGIVEIDFFPGSESERAIMALAEAETVFNRYFVPDEPQPIQAEIPRLDHAAFRGRSWATRCRPWVDRLASAWLIKRFIDPEARFVWLEHPNQCPQDALGFDFDGAPFTHVDDKVTFEVLLASFSLESQTGLSRIAELVHYLDVGGTPVPEAVGLKLMLAGAKERCDDDDALLQHTDMLFDDLYQAYLAGDPGRE
- a CDS encoding metal-sensing transcriptional repressor, with translation MTPHTHQSHPDIIKRLNRARGHLQSVTHMMEEGRHCLDIAQQLHAVEKAVQQAKRVLIHDHIEHCLDDALRPLSPEQQHHVDDFKAIARYL
- a CDS encoding HupE/UreJ family protein, with protein sequence MMARRHALAFLTLLLMLLGASGEVLAHAVAEGDKGYIQEIYGVHLISFMYLGAKHMVTGYDHILFLLGVIFFLYRMQHIAIYVSLFAIGHSTTMLLGVYFNIGINSYLIDAIIGLSVVYKALDNIGAYQRWFGFQPNTKVATLVFGLFHGFGLSSKIIEYDISPDGLVPNLLAFNVGVEIGQLLALSAILIVMGFWRRTTGFLRHAYTANVAMMCAGFMLVGYQLTGYFIA